A segment of the Necator americanus strain Aroian chromosome IV, whole genome shotgun sequence genome:
gaaagagaaaaagtgaagtttCAGTTAGAATTCcattcaaaaatataaaatgagtCATTGTAAAGTGTTAGAAGTTAACAGAGAACTTGGTTTTCCTCAGGAGAAAACAATTTGGCATCTTGCATCGTCTGCATCGCTAGACCACATTACATGGGATCGCCAAGAAAACTTCAAAGTCGGGAACCTCCTAGTTGTATACCACAAAAACTGCGGTGTTATCTCAGAAGCACCTTCTCAGACATTCAACTTTTTTAGAACATCTCGTTACGACAACTTTTAAACAACgtagaaaaaatgatgaaaagacATGATAGCCGAAACAATACCGAGTACATCCTCCCAAGTGGCGTCAACGTAACTCGTCCTGTTCTCGACGAGCTCAGGAGCTGTGTCCGTGGAAAGGTCGTCAAAGTGAGGATGAAACTTTTGCGACTGAAAGCGGTGGACGAGATGCGGTCGATGCCGTGTGTTGCCTGCAGATGTTCCATTTCAGCTATTGTAATGGAGTTATTTGATTTCTAGCGCCTCCAGATCAATGTTGCAGAGGCAGTTTTTTAAACGTTATCGGATGTACAGCAGGGCGCATTGCAATCGGTCGTTTGTTGATGAAAATTTCCGCTATTGATTGACAAAGAgccaacaataaaaaaaaccgcgaAACTGCAGTTGGTCACTCGTCGAAGCAATGCCTATCACGATATACGACGGCCAGCAACACAATGCGCCTCCGGTTACACTAGACAAGTGCTATAAgttcctactttttcttttgttcttttggtGGTTCTTGTGTAGAAAAGTACTTTGTCAAAAAAGATGTAGTAAAGACCTCGTTTCTCACCTTTGTTATCTTCCTGGGGATCAGAGATCGGCTCCACAGTGTACACTCCATCCGGCAGTGCGAGCAAGCCATActgaaaaagaactattttgATCATAGCGTCAGCTCTTATGTGATAGTCGTTTCTCTCATGTAGTCGATCTCAGAAGTAGCtatgatggtttttttttctggttgatGCTAGTGGTGTAAAGTGTCATCATTAGCCGAGAGGGTGGCAAGATCCAAGGGCCGTTTTTCTTCGCACTACAAGAGAAAGCAACGGATGGCCTCGTTCATGCTGCTTGTTTCGCAGTGTAAATGAAATAAGTACAAAAGCTTACCAGTTCAGGAAATCTGCTTTTCGCTTACGAATTGATACAATAagttttactattattaaaaaaaaaagaaagaaattcaaagatttGCAGTTAGGAATGAAAAGCATATTGGTGAGAAGGCAAGTTCGTTCATGTCTGGAGTTTTTGGTATAAGTGCAAGACATAGatagttctcttttctttcattttacaGAGTGGCGGAACATACCTGGTCCTTCCTTTCACCGGTATCTCTTAAAATACATTATTTCTATCCGAATAAGAGTCCAGAGCTTTCAGTTGCAGTAATGTTTTTTGTAGAACGGAATACTTTTCCGTTGTGAATATCGAGTCATTTATTtacctttttatttctcttcacttCCTCACTGAAGAAATGTTTCAAAGAGTTTGCGTGGAGTATGAtgggaaatttctcttctttattttcacttcGTTGTAATCCA
Coding sequences within it:
- a CDS encoding hypothetical protein (NECATOR_CHRIV.G13326.T1), with amino-acid sequence MYNESSSYYRSLPIVENADVVPLVQYLDSDSSARARLSRVAGDCIYRARVVDAEDSSIVNLCESSNGLYGLLALPDGVYTVEPISDPQEDNKGNTRHRPHLVHRFQSQKFHPHFDDLSTDTAPELVENRTSYVDATWEDVLGIVSAIMSFHHFFYVV